The following are encoded together in the Cyanobacterium aponinum PCC 10605 genome:
- a CDS encoding mechanosensitive ion channel family protein, whose amino-acid sequence MIKKIYKYSLIIILSFIFCVGFSPQALSQIPFMPSFNTNTGLPETPAWDLNRARACGRSLCSDVFFYGNRNLRINTRLLSAFNKDMIIVASPRNIDRPIQEVAFEVEQRARSIQNIFRQIFESMADSGEIGKLPQQKLQFWLSTKRKPLHPLTPVVDIGVENNQKVIFIAAKPELNITQQTLITVTRVDARANNQTIDDLAERWRRIVIKALSEALWGLEMDRQQPLLRIQISLVTVAIALLCILIIKFFAKLAYKWRRNLSNKLKEIQKSLLVDPEAKPVERNYTSESGEIGDSAQNNPFQNMFDNGRKMFFEGISFSAKLIPSLVLKKQNIIRQQINISELISSLLFLSQFTIVLFTISSIAFTYRETRFLFNLFLIQAVLLPVIWILMILTDKFVDFWIDYALNRWAKEKQELEPESNRANLRVNTYSPALRGATTFIFGAIAVFMSLSVVGLSPNVLAGAGAVAVVFAFLSRNLLEDMLNGILILITDRYAVGDVVEINGLGGFVESMNLYTTSLRDLDGNLKVIPNGKIFTVINATKDWSRVNFTVEINWDADIKKTINVLQNVADQMYRDSYWHEKMLSSAEILGIDKINHEGIMIRLLIKTKPIQQWDVGREYRWRVKEAFDLAGIRTGVPQTEIIHRHEENNNSLKLSANGKNFWSN is encoded by the coding sequence ATGATCAAAAAAATTTATAAATATTCTCTTATCATCATCCTCTCATTTATTTTCTGTGTCGGTTTTAGTCCTCAAGCCCTTAGTCAAATACCTTTTATGCCTAGTTTTAATACAAATACAGGATTACCAGAAACTCCAGCATGGGACTTAAATCGGGCTAGAGCTTGTGGTAGGTCATTATGTAGTGATGTTTTTTTCTATGGCAATAGGAATCTTCGGATTAATACGAGGTTATTGTCAGCATTTAATAAAGATATGATTATAGTGGCTTCTCCTCGAAATATTGATAGACCAATTCAAGAGGTTGCATTTGAAGTAGAACAAAGGGCAAGGTCTATTCAAAATATTTTTCGCCAAATATTCGAGTCTATGGCGGATTCTGGGGAAATAGGTAAATTACCTCAACAGAAGTTACAATTTTGGTTATCTACAAAAAGAAAACCCCTTCATCCTCTTACCCCAGTAGTTGATATTGGAGTTGAAAATAATCAAAAGGTTATATTTATTGCGGCAAAACCGGAGCTGAATATTACTCAACAAACCTTAATTACTGTCACCAGAGTTGATGCCAGAGCTAACAATCAAACCATTGACGATTTAGCCGAAAGATGGCGAAGAATAGTCATTAAAGCATTAAGTGAGGCTTTATGGGGATTGGAAATGGATCGTCAACAACCCTTGTTGAGAATACAAATTTCTTTAGTCACAGTTGCGATCGCACTTCTTTGCATTCTGATCATTAAATTTTTCGCAAAACTAGCTTATAAATGGCGTCGTAATCTCAGCAATAAATTAAAAGAAATCCAAAAAAGTCTTTTAGTAGATCCTGAAGCCAAGCCCGTAGAAAGAAATTACACTTCTGAATCAGGAGAAATAGGAGATTCAGCACAAAATAATCCCTTTCAAAATATGTTTGACAATGGTAGGAAAATGTTTTTTGAGGGTATTTCTTTTTCCGCAAAATTAATACCGAGTCTTGTTCTGAAAAAACAAAATATTATTCGTCAACAAATTAACATTAGTGAATTGATTTCCAGTCTTTTATTTCTCAGTCAATTTACCATTGTTCTTTTCACCATAAGCTCGATCGCATTTACTTATCGAGAAACCCGTTTCTTATTTAATTTATTTTTAATCCAAGCGGTATTGCTACCAGTGATTTGGATTTTGATGATTTTAACCGATAAATTTGTTGATTTTTGGATTGACTACGCTTTAAATCGTTGGGCAAAAGAAAAACAAGAACTTGAACCAGAATCTAATCGTGCTAACTTAAGAGTTAATACCTACTCCCCCGCCCTCAGAGGCGCAACAACTTTTATCTTCGGCGCGATCGCAGTTTTTATGTCCTTATCCGTTGTGGGGCTTAGTCCTAATGTTCTTGCCGGTGCTGGTGCCGTAGCGGTAGTATTTGCCTTTCTTTCTCGTAATCTTTTAGAAGATATGCTCAACGGTATTTTGATACTAATTACAGACCGCTATGCAGTCGGTGACGTGGTAGAAATCAATGGACTTGGTGGCTTTGTTGAAAGCATGAACCTTTATACCACTTCCTTAAGAGATTTAGATGGTAACTTAAAAGTAATTCCCAACGGCAAAATTTTCACCGTCATCAATGCTACAAAAGATTGGTCAAGAGTTAACTTCACCGTAGAAATTAACTGGGATGCAGACATCAAAAAAACCATCAATGTTTTACAAAATGTAGCCGATCAAATGTATCGAGATTCTTACTGGCACGAAAAAATGTTATCTTCCGCCGAAATCCTCGGTATCGATAAAATCAACCATGAGGGAATTATGATTCGCCTCTTAATCAAAACCAAACCTATACAACAATGGGATGTCGGTAGAGAATATCGTTGGCGCGTCAAAGAGGCTTTTGATTTAGCTGGAATAAGAACAGGTGTTCCTCAAACAGAAATTATCCATCGTCACGAGGAAAACAATAACTCCCTTAAATTGTCTGCTAACGGAAAAAACTTTTGGAGCAACTAA
- a CDS encoding NblA/ycf18 family protein — translation MDISASLTLEQQFKLEVLKDQVKALSKEQAQDYLIEVFRQMMVKDNMIKKIMKNA, via the coding sequence ATGGATATATCAGCAAGTCTCACCCTAGAACAACAATTCAAATTAGAAGTATTAAAAGACCAAGTTAAAGCCCTGAGCAAGGAACAGGCACAAGATTACTTAATTGAAGTATTTAGACAAATGATGGTAAAAGATAACATGATCAAAAAGATAATGAAAAACGCATAA
- a CDS encoding DNA polymerase III subunit gamma/tau — protein sequence MNYEPLHHKYRPQTFSQLTGQEAIAQTLINAIKNEKIVPAYLFCGPRGTGKTSSARILAKSLNCIESDRPTAEPCGKCEVCKSISNGSALDVVEIDAASNTGVDNIREIIEKAQYAPVKCRYKVYVIDECHMLSTAAFNALLKTLEEPSPRVIFVLATTDPQRVLPTIISRCQRFDYRRIPLIEMVKHLQDIAIKENIDITPEGLSLVAQLANGGMRDAQTLLDQLSLLSGTITPERVWDLVGAVSEQDLLALISAIASDNPEEVIIQCRKLLDRGREPLIVLQNLANFYLTLLIAKTSPQKKELVAITDDTWQKLIQEAHQWDLKVILQGQKKLKDSEVQIRNTTQPRLWLEITLLSLLPSANALTTVMVNNSSQTATAPLTQEKRVTQEKRENTTVETQTSQAITPPPEDNSTPQTPQIYQPSTPVNFDSYTDVKEKVIEAVTPTATKSFLRQSCHIRQIEGQTVTLEVASRFLLDIGKRQQQDIEAGFAHVYQKPMNVVFIENPALKNQKLDNDDNSPPQPTQPPTKPIENPSPTETKSSIPQTPVNQPVETAKIQPPSKPVMSSSVEINHEEFNTQLARNAAESVVKSFKGDIVFTETKLALPKIVNRPSIEISEDDDDIPF from the coding sequence ATGAACTACGAGCCTTTACATCATAAATATAGACCTCAAACTTTTTCCCAATTGACAGGACAAGAAGCGATCGCACAAACTTTAATTAATGCGATTAAAAATGAGAAAATAGTACCAGCTTATTTATTTTGTGGTCCTCGTGGTACCGGTAAAACTTCTAGTGCCAGAATTTTAGCAAAATCTCTAAATTGTATTGAAAGCGATCGCCCTACGGCAGAACCCTGTGGTAAATGTGAAGTCTGCAAAAGTATTAGTAATGGCTCTGCTTTGGATGTGGTAGAAATTGATGCTGCTAGTAATACGGGAGTTGATAATATTCGAGAAATCATCGAAAAAGCTCAATATGCCCCCGTTAAGTGTCGTTATAAGGTTTATGTGATTGATGAGTGTCATATGCTTAGTACGGCCGCTTTTAATGCCCTTTTAAAGACATTGGAAGAACCTTCTCCGAGGGTAATTTTCGTCCTTGCAACCACCGATCCTCAAAGAGTATTACCAACTATTATTTCCCGTTGTCAAAGGTTTGATTATCGCCGTATTCCTTTGATAGAAATGGTTAAACATTTACAAGATATTGCCATAAAAGAGAATATTGATATTACTCCTGAAGGTTTATCTTTAGTCGCACAATTAGCCAATGGGGGAATGCGTGACGCTCAAACTTTATTAGATCAACTCAGTCTTTTATCTGGTACTATTACTCCTGAAAGGGTATGGGATTTAGTGGGTGCAGTCTCAGAACAAGATTTATTGGCTTTAATAAGTGCGATCGCATCTGATAATCCTGAAGAAGTAATCATCCAATGTCGTAAATTGCTCGATCGAGGTAGAGAACCATTAATCGTTTTACAAAACTTAGCCAATTTTTATCTTACCCTACTAATTGCGAAAACATCTCCTCAGAAAAAAGAATTAGTCGCCATAACCGATGACACATGGCAAAAATTGATTCAAGAAGCCCATCAATGGGATTTAAAAGTAATTCTGCAAGGACAAAAAAAACTAAAAGATAGCGAAGTACAAATAAGAAACACTACTCAGCCTCGCCTTTGGCTAGAAATTACCCTATTAAGTTTATTGCCTTCAGCAAATGCCCTTACCACAGTAATGGTAAATAATTCTAGTCAAACAGCTACTGCACCTTTAACTCAAGAAAAAAGAGTAACTCAAGAAAAAAGAGAAAATACAACTGTAGAAACACAAACATCACAGGCAATTACTCCCCCTCCTGAAGACAACTCAACTCCTCAAACTCCTCAAATTTATCAACCCTCAACACCTGTCAATTTTGACTCATATACAGATGTAAAAGAAAAAGTAATTGAAGCAGTTACACCCACTGCAACTAAATCATTTTTGCGTCAAAGTTGTCATATTCGTCAAATAGAAGGTCAAACCGTTACCCTAGAAGTAGCAAGTAGATTTTTATTAGACATAGGAAAAAGACAACAGCAAGACATAGAAGCAGGATTTGCTCATGTTTACCAAAAACCGATGAATGTTGTTTTCATAGAAAATCCAGCCCTAAAAAATCAAAAATTAGACAATGATGATAATTCTCCCCCCCAACCTACTCAACCCCCCACTAAGCCCATAGAAAATCCATCCCCCACAGAAACAAAATCTTCTATTCCTCAAACTCCAGTTAATCAACCCGTTGAGACAGCTAAAATCCAACCACCGTCAAAACCAGTAATGTCCTCGTCAGTAGAAATTAATCATGAAGAATTCAATACACAATTAGCCAGAAATGCCGCAGAAAGTGTAGTCAAAAGTTTTAAGGGAGACATTGTTTTCACAGAAACAAAATTAGCACTTCCAAAAATAGTTAATCGCCCTTCTATAGAAATTTCTGAAGATGATGACGATATTCCTTTCTAA
- the ylqF gene encoding ribosome biogenesis GTPase YlqF — protein MAIIQWYPGHISKAERQLKEQLKRVDVVLEVRDARIPLASHHPQLKQWIGDKPRLLVLNREDMISDSLRKEWQEWFGAQGEIPFFTNAKDGKGVKAVKKASQSMEKQVNERRRSRGMLPRPVRAVVIGFPNVGKSALINRLLQRKIVASARKAGVTKQLQWVRISDQLELLDAPGVIPWKLENQEDALKLAICEDIGEAAYDNQLVAADFVDLLVKLGSDEVLKSRYGLDPLEMTGEEFIYELAARKYKNDKERVARQLLQDFRKGYLGSVSLEYPPVME, from the coding sequence ATGGCAATCATTCAATGGTATCCCGGACACATCAGCAAGGCAGAAAGACAACTCAAGGAACAGTTAAAAAGAGTTGATGTGGTTTTAGAAGTGCGAGATGCTAGAATTCCTCTTGCTTCCCATCATCCTCAGTTGAAGCAGTGGATAGGAGATAAACCTCGTCTTTTAGTTTTAAATAGAGAAGATATGATTTCTGACTCTTTAAGAAAAGAGTGGCAAGAGTGGTTTGGCGCTCAAGGGGAAATTCCTTTTTTTACTAATGCTAAAGATGGTAAAGGGGTGAAAGCTGTTAAAAAGGCTTCCCAATCGATGGAAAAACAAGTAAATGAACGTCGTCGTAGTCGTGGAATGTTACCTCGTCCTGTTCGAGCCGTGGTAATCGGCTTTCCTAATGTGGGTAAATCTGCGTTGATTAATCGCTTATTGCAGAGAAAAATTGTGGCTAGTGCCAGAAAAGCTGGAGTTACTAAGCAGTTACAATGGGTTCGTATTTCTGATCAATTAGAATTGTTAGATGCACCGGGAGTTATTCCTTGGAAGTTAGAAAATCAAGAGGATGCTTTAAAATTAGCTATTTGTGAAGATATTGGAGAGGCGGCTTACGATAATCAGTTGGTAGCGGCTGATTTTGTCGATTTATTAGTTAAATTGGGTTCTGATGAGGTGCTAAAATCTCGTTATGGTTTAGATCCTTTGGAGATGACAGGAGAAGAGTTTATTTATGAATTAGCGGCTAGGAAGTACAAAAACGATAAGGAAAGAGTAGCGAGGCAATTATTACAAGATTTTCGTAAGGGTTATTTAGGTTCGGTGTCTTTGGAATATCCCCCTGTTATGGAATAA
- a CDS encoding nicotinate-nucleotide adenylyltransferase, producing the protein MEIAIFGTSADPPTISHQKILVYLANHYDLVSVYASDNPFKSHASGFVHRQKMLDLLVRDLHRDYPHLHHTPEVSDRRSIHTLEKAKQRWGEDNNFTIVIGSDLVDQIFQWYQAEKLLSQVKILVIPRENYPLTQEDIEKINRHSNSGAFTKWHFAIASCHIPPYSSSNYRENHHDSTVIKSIQEYIEKNHLYSS; encoded by the coding sequence ATGGAAATAGCTATTTTTGGTACAAGTGCAGACCCTCCAACCATTTCTCATCAAAAAATTTTAGTTTATTTGGCTAATCACTATGATTTAGTATCGGTTTATGCTTCTGATAATCCTTTTAAGAGTCATGCTAGTGGCTTTGTCCATCGTCAAAAAATGTTAGATTTGTTGGTTAGGGATTTACACAGAGATTATCCTCATCTTCATCATACTCCAGAGGTGAGCGATCGCCGCTCTATTCATACTTTAGAAAAGGCAAAACAGAGATGGGGAGAGGATAATAATTTTACCATTGTGATTGGTAGTGATTTAGTTGATCAAATTTTTCAATGGTATCAAGCCGAAAAACTTTTGTCTCAGGTCAAAATTTTGGTTATTCCTCGGGAAAATTATCCCTTAACACAGGAAGATATAGAAAAGATTAATCGTCATAGTAACTCAGGAGCATTCACTAAGTGGCACTTTGCGATCGCATCTTGTCATATTCCCCCTTATTCTTCTAGTAATTATCGAGAGAATCATCATGATTCAACTGTAATTAAAAGTATCCAAGAGTATATAGAAAAAAACCATTTATATTCTTCATGA
- the purD gene encoding phosphoribosylamine--glycine ligase, with translation MKVLVVGNGGREHALAWKLLQSDSVEKVFCTPGNGGTAVLEKCENVAIAVDDFASILNLVQEKGIELVVVGPELPLSLGIADYLQPHGVKVFGPKQDGAIIEASKSWAKDLMVAGGIPTAKSATFTSASPAKEYIKKEGAPIVVKADGLAAGKGVIVAMTEKEALDAIDELFAQDFAKVVVEEFLTGQEVSILALTDGNTIRPLISAQDHKQIGEGDTGANTGGMGAYAPTPLLDDNLSQRITKEVLEPTLKQLQEKNIDYVGVLYAGLMITPEGEPKVLEFNCRFGDPETQAVLSMLKTPLIDILLACTEKRLAELPPFEWHEGSAVCVVMAAGGYPSSYRKGDVISGIPTAQEEGVMVFHAGTKLNNGQILTDGGRVLGVTGRGSDFKDAIASTYRGVAKIHFDNMYYRRDIGHRISN, from the coding sequence GTGAAAGTTTTAGTTGTTGGGAATGGCGGGAGAGAACACGCTTTAGCATGGAAATTGTTACAATCTGATTCCGTTGAAAAAGTTTTCTGTACTCCGGGCAATGGAGGTACTGCTGTATTAGAAAAATGTGAAAATGTGGCGATCGCAGTGGATGATTTTGCCAGTATCTTAAATTTAGTGCAGGAAAAAGGGATTGAGTTAGTAGTAGTAGGTCCTGAATTACCCTTATCTTTAGGTATTGCGGATTATTTACAACCCCATGGAGTGAAAGTGTTTGGACCAAAACAAGATGGTGCTATTATCGAGGCAAGTAAATCTTGGGCAAAAGATTTAATGGTGGCTGGGGGAATACCCACTGCTAAGTCGGCAACCTTTACCTCTGCGTCTCCTGCTAAAGAATATATAAAAAAAGAAGGGGCGCCCATTGTGGTAAAAGCCGATGGATTAGCCGCCGGAAAAGGGGTAATTGTAGCAATGACGGAAAAAGAAGCCTTAGATGCGATCGACGAACTTTTTGCTCAGGATTTTGCTAAGGTAGTGGTGGAAGAATTTTTAACAGGACAAGAAGTGTCCATTTTAGCTCTCACCGATGGTAACACAATTCGCCCTCTTATCTCTGCTCAAGACCATAAACAAATCGGAGAGGGAGACACGGGAGCAAATACTGGAGGAATGGGAGCTTATGCACCGACTCCCCTTTTAGATGATAACCTCAGTCAACGCATTACGAAAGAGGTTTTAGAACCCACATTAAAACAATTGCAAGAGAAAAATATTGACTATGTGGGGGTATTATATGCAGGATTAATGATTACCCCAGAGGGAGAGCCTAAAGTTTTAGAGTTTAATTGTCGTTTTGGTGATCCTGAAACTCAAGCGGTTTTATCGATGCTGAAAACCCCTTTGATTGATATTTTACTCGCTTGTACAGAAAAAAGACTGGCAGAATTACCACCTTTTGAATGGCATGAAGGTAGTGCCGTTTGTGTGGTTATGGCGGCGGGAGGATACCCCAGTAGTTATCGCAAAGGAGATGTCATCTCTGGCATCCCCACTGCCCAAGAAGAAGGGGTAATGGTTTTCCATGCCGGTACAAAATTAAATAATGGACAAATCCTTACTGACGGCGGTAGAGTTTTGGGAGTTACCGGTAGAGGCTCTGATTTCAAAGATGCGATCGCATCTACCTACCGAGGAGTAGCCAAAATACATTTCGATAATATGTATTATCGTCGAGATATTGGTCACAGAATCAGCAATTAA
- the queF gene encoding preQ(1) synthase, with amino-acid sequence MTENQATEVKYGERAIEEGKLITFPNPRPGRVYNISVTLPEFTCKCPFSGYPDFATIYINYCPDEKVVELKAIKLYINSYRDRYISHEESINQILDDFVAAADPLSITIKGDFNPRGNVHTVVEVSHKK; translated from the coding sequence ATGACAGAAAATCAAGCAACAGAAGTAAAATATGGTGAAAGGGCGATTGAAGAGGGTAAACTAATTACATTCCCTAATCCTCGTCCGGGTAGAGTTTACAATATCAGTGTTACGTTACCTGAATTTACTTGTAAGTGTCCTTTTTCTGGTTATCCAGATTTTGCCACTATCTATATTAATTACTGCCCTGATGAGAAGGTTGTAGAATTAAAAGCGATTAAACTCTATATTAACAGCTATCGCGATCGCTATATTTCCCATGAAGAATCAATTAATCAAATTTTAGATGATTTCGTGGCGGCGGCTGATCCTTTATCTATCACAATTAAGGGAGATTTCAATCCTCGTGGTAATGTGCATACCGTAGTTGAAGTCAGTCACAAAAAGTAA
- the tig gene encoding trigger factor yields MKITQEKLPASQIGLEIEIPAETAKNTYEKVIKEIAKTANIPGFRKGKVPRPILLQRLGANRIKAAVLDELIQDTFKKAIEQESINAIGNYKLRSDFEQLVESFQVGEAFTYQAAVDVPPEVNLGQYQGLTIKAEEVVYNPEDVDNLIKERQEKQATLIPVENRPAQMGDLVVIDFVGRKPGENEGEEGEVIPNTEASEYQTELKEGRFIPGFVEGIVGMNLDETKKLPLTFPEDYPQQELAGENVIFTITLKEIKEKELPELDDDFAQEVSEFQTMAELRESLEKQYQEKASNETKQNIQAAIVEELLKHTTIDLPETLIEEEVQNILMQTANQIQSYGMDINQFFTREMVGRMRETAKPEANKNLHSTMIIEKVSEQENISVSEEEINNKFNEIKESLKDKDVDEERLLKYVKSDLIAEKTLDWLAEKNTIELVPQGTLNKEENEADSEESSES; encoded by the coding sequence ATGAAAATCACCCAGGAAAAACTTCCTGCCAGTCAAATCGGTTTAGAAATCGAGATTCCTGCAGAGACAGCTAAAAACACCTATGAAAAAGTAATTAAAGAAATAGCAAAAACTGCTAATATACCCGGATTCCGTAAAGGAAAAGTACCTCGCCCGATTTTACTACAGAGATTAGGGGCAAATAGAATCAAAGCGGCTGTTTTAGATGAGTTAATACAAGATACCTTCAAGAAAGCTATTGAACAAGAGTCCATCAATGCGATTGGTAACTATAAATTGCGTTCTGATTTTGAGCAATTAGTTGAATCATTCCAAGTGGGAGAAGCCTTCACCTATCAAGCCGCCGTCGATGTGCCTCCTGAAGTTAATTTAGGGCAATATCAAGGATTAACTATCAAAGCAGAAGAAGTAGTTTATAATCCCGAAGATGTAGATAATTTAATTAAAGAGCGTCAAGAAAAACAAGCTACTTTAATTCCCGTGGAAAATCGCCCTGCACAAATGGGTGACTTAGTGGTCATTGATTTTGTCGGACGTAAACCGGGAGAGAATGAAGGAGAGGAAGGAGAGGTTATCCCCAATACAGAAGCAAGTGAATATCAGACGGAATTAAAAGAAGGAAGATTTATACCTGGCTTCGTGGAAGGTATTGTAGGGATGAATTTGGATGAAACGAAAAAATTACCTCTAACTTTCCCAGAGGATTATCCTCAACAAGAATTAGCTGGAGAAAATGTTATCTTCACTATTACTCTTAAGGAAATCAAAGAGAAAGAATTACCTGAGTTGGATGACGACTTTGCCCAAGAGGTAAGTGAATTTCAAACCATGGCAGAGTTGAGAGAATCCTTAGAAAAGCAGTATCAGGAAAAAGCTAGTAACGAAACTAAGCAAAATATTCAGGCGGCAATTGTTGAGGAATTATTAAAACATACCACCATTGATTTACCTGAAACTCTGATTGAGGAAGAGGTACAAAATATTCTCATGCAAACAGCTAATCAAATTCAAAGCTATGGCATGGATATTAATCAATTCTTCACTAGAGAGATGGTAGGGAGAATGAGAGAAACTGCTAAACCTGAAGCGAATAAAAATCTTCACTCTACTATGATTATTGAAAAAGTTTCTGAGCAAGAGAATATCTCTGTTAGTGAGGAAGAAATCAATAACAAATTTAATGAAATCAAGGAAAGTCTTAAGGATAAAGACGTTGATGAGGAAAGACTCCTTAAATACGTTAAATCTGATTTAATAGCAGAAAAAACCCTTGATTGGTTAGCAGAGAAAAATACTATTGAATTAGTGCCTCAAGGTACTTTAAATAAAGAGGAAAATGAGGCTGATTCGGAAGAATCTTCTGAAAGTTAA
- the bchB gene encoding ferredoxin:protochlorophyllide reductase (ATP-dependent) subunit B yields the protein MKLAYWMYAGPAHIGTLRIASSFKNVHAIMHAPLGDDYFNVMRSMLERERDFTPVTASVVDRNVLARGSQEKVVDNIVRKDKEEKPDLIVLTPTCTSSILQEDLENFVQRAQLNSNSDVLLADVNHYRVNELQAGDRTLEQIIQFYLQKAQKKGDVVTEKTPHPSVNIIGISTLGFHNNHDCTELQRLMRDLGIEVNLILPDSASVHDLKKIPSAWFNLVPYRELGLMSARYLEEEWGMPYVDITPMGVVETARCVRKIQQILNGLGANVDYEEFIEHQTLYVSQAAWFSRSIDCQNLTGKKAVVFGDNTHAVAMTKILAREMGIHVVLAGTYCKYDGDWFTQQVSEYCDRVLISDDNGEIADAIAKIEPAAIFGTQMERHVGKRLNIPCGVISAPIHIQNFPIGYKPFMGYEGTNQIADLVYNSFTLGMEDHLLEIFGGHDTKEVITKGISADSDLNWDTEAQKELNKVPGFVRGKVKRNTEKFARDRGFEKITLEVLYAAKEAVSSVG from the coding sequence ATGAAATTAGCTTACTGGATGTACGCCGGACCAGCACACATCGGTACTCTAAGAATCGCTAGTTCCTTTAAAAATGTCCATGCTATTATGCACGCCCCCCTCGGTGATGATTATTTTAACGTAATGCGATCGATGTTGGAAAGGGAAAGGGATTTTACTCCTGTTACAGCTAGTGTAGTTGATCGGAATGTATTGGCAAGGGGTTCGCAAGAAAAGGTTGTTGATAATATTGTTCGTAAAGACAAGGAAGAAAAACCAGATTTAATTGTCTTAACTCCCACTTGCACTTCAAGTATTTTACAGGAAGATTTAGAAAATTTTGTGCAACGGGCTCAGTTAAATTCTAATAGTGATGTTTTATTGGCAGATGTTAACCATTATCGAGTTAATGAATTACAGGCAGGCGATCGCACTTTAGAGCAAATTATACAATTTTATTTGCAAAAAGCCCAGAAGAAAGGAGATGTGGTCACAGAAAAAACCCCTCACCCTTCAGTAAATATTATCGGGATTTCCACTTTAGGATTCCACAACAATCATGATTGTACGGAATTACAGAGATTAATGAGAGATTTGGGTATTGAAGTTAATTTAATTTTACCTGATAGTGCTTCGGTACATGACTTGAAAAAGATTCCTTCTGCGTGGTTTAACCTTGTGCCTTATCGAGAGTTAGGATTAATGAGTGCCCGTTATTTGGAGGAGGAATGGGGAATGCCCTATGTGGATATAACCCCCATGGGAGTGGTAGAAACTGCCCGTTGTGTGCGTAAAATTCAGCAAATTCTCAACGGTTTAGGGGCAAATGTGGATTATGAAGAATTTATTGAACATCAAACCCTCTATGTCTCTCAGGCGGCATGGTTTTCTCGCTCTATCGACTGTCAAAATTTGACGGGGAAAAAAGCCGTTGTTTTTGGGGATAATACCCACGCTGTGGCAATGACCAAAATTTTAGCTCGGGAAATGGGTATCCATGTGGTTTTAGCCGGTACTTACTGCAAGTATGATGGAGATTGGTTCACTCAACAAGTAAGTGAATATTGCGATCGAGTCTTAATTAGTGATGATAATGGAGAAATAGCAGATGCGATCGCCAAAATTGAACCGGCGGCAATTTTTGGAACACAAATGGAGCGTCACGTAGGCAAACGTTTAAATATTCCTTGTGGTGTCATTTCTGCCCCTATTCATATTCAAAACTTCCCCATTGGCTATAAACCTTTTATGGGTTATGAAGGTACAAACCAGATCGCCGATTTAGTCTATAATTCCTTTACCCTAGGTATGGAAGATCATTTATTAGAAATATTTGGTGGTCATGATACCAAAGAAGTAATCACCAAAGGAATCTCCGCCGACTCTGATTTAAACTGGGATACAGAAGCTCAAAAAGAGTTAAATAAAGTGCCGGGGTTTGTGCGAGGTAAAGTTAAACGTAATACAGAAAAGTTTGCCAGAGACAGAGGTTTTGAGAAAATTACCCTAGAAGTTTTATATGCGGCAAAAGAGGCTGTATCAAGCGTTGGTTAA